AAGCTAGAAGTTGACTGTCTTCTATTAGAGCAGATCTTTCCTTACTTAATATTCAAGGCAAAAGTTTTACATAGATCTCTTTTTCCGTGTCAAGTACAAAGCCACAGGACAGCAGCAGACCGCAGGACGCCTTATTTTCCGGCTCCGGTTGCACCACAATTCTTTTGGCATCAGGATGGTGAGCAATCCTGTTTGTCAATTCCGCCACAATCATTTTGCCAAAGCCATTGCGGAGGCAGTCGGATTCCCCAATCATGTAGTCTATGCTGTAAGACCCGCCCAACTCTGTGTAGCCCTCCCACAGCTCGTCGCTGTCTTTGCAGGCGTAATACTGGCAAAATCCGATGGGCTGACCTTCATGTTCCACAATGAAGTGGTGAATCCAGCAAAACTCACCGTCCTGCTCCTCAACTTCATCGATCCAATCCAATGGATCGTGGTACCACCTGGCAACGTGTGGCGTATACAGCCATTTCTTGAAAATGGGCAAATCCGTCTGTTCCATTTTTCTAAGTTGAATCATATCTTCCTTCACAACCTTTCTCATCCTGTCTTACCCTGTTGTATGGCTTCCTGTAGGTACATGACTGCCTTATTTCAATAAATCGTACTCAAACGACCCTGCAAACTGGAATTTGTATATAACTTAACTTTCATCATGGATATTTTCTAATCCATATTTATTTACTAATAACAAGTAACAAAAACCTAGTAAAGTTCCAACTATACCGTATATAGCATCTATTATATCAGTTGTGTTCATAAAACCCATTACTGTTTCACATATAATATTTGCGATAATAATAAACAAGCCCAATATAATTATTTTTTTAAATGTCATTTTTTGCAAAATCCAAGTAAAACCAACACCTAAATAGAATATTAAACTTAATGCAAAATTTGAAATATGAGAATTTATTTCTGCATTGATAACTACTATCTCATTATTGAAAGCACTTATCCAACGTATGATTGCTAGTATAG
This is a stretch of genomic DNA from [Clostridium] hylemonae DSM 15053. It encodes these proteins:
- a CDS encoding GNAT family N-acetyltransferase: MEQTDLPIFKKWLYTPHVARWYHDPLDWIDEVEEQDGEFCWIHHFIVEHEGQPIGFCQYYACKDSDELWEGYTELGGSYSIDYMIGESDCLRNGFGKMIVAELTNRIAHHPDAKRIVVQPEPENKASCGLLLSCGFVLDTEKEIYVKLLP